A single Candidatus Aminicenantes bacterium DNA region contains:
- a CDS encoding radical SAM protein: MPVSTQKGGPGLSPGGLHHFMRNGHRIHLRVDPEGNGILTVDASRIIHLNKVAADMAWMILSEFSHKEALAKLKSNYNAGKKEVENDLNAFRVTLEKILCSGAIEPITFLNIDVREPFQSKVDVPYRMDLALTYRCNLKCLHCYNEAREKSELSSQEWKKVLKIIWDLGVPHVIFTGGEATLRNDLPELIAFAESLGMVTGLLTNGVKLADGDYLQKLVDAGLDHVQVTLESHDAKVHNRMTGTESFQTTVAAIRNCLDAGLHTITNTTITTLNRDGMAKTVRFAHELGLNAIAANAVIHSGKADGGRFAVSAKDLEITMLEMVEELDRLDMRFIWYSPTRYCEFNPLEFSLGPKRCTAGEYNLCVEPDGEVLPCQSWYESAGNILMDSWDSIWNSRLMKAARKRAWVDAECRDCVHFDLCGGGCPLEKKTGVPCKDSM; the protein is encoded by the coding sequence ATGCCGGTAAGCACTCAAAAGGGCGGGCCCGGTTTAAGTCCCGGGGGACTGCACCATTTCATGCGTAACGGACACAGGATTCACCTGCGCGTGGACCCGGAAGGCAACGGGATCCTTACGGTTGACGCATCCAGGATCATTCATCTCAACAAGGTGGCCGCGGACATGGCCTGGATGATTTTGTCTGAGTTTTCCCATAAAGAAGCTTTGGCGAAGTTGAAAAGCAACTACAACGCGGGCAAAAAAGAGGTCGAAAACGATCTGAACGCTTTCCGCGTTACCTTGGAAAAAATCCTTTGCAGCGGCGCCATAGAGCCCATCACTTTCTTAAATATCGATGTGCGGGAACCGTTTCAAAGCAAGGTTGATGTCCCATACCGCATGGATCTGGCCCTCACCTACAGGTGCAACCTGAAATGTTTGCACTGCTACAATGAGGCAAGAGAGAAAAGCGAACTTTCGTCTCAGGAGTGGAAAAAGGTCCTCAAGATTATCTGGGACCTGGGCGTTCCCCATGTGATTTTTACCGGCGGTGAAGCCACGTTGCGAAACGATTTGCCTGAATTGATCGCTTTTGCCGAATCCCTGGGAATGGTTACGGGGCTTTTGACCAACGGCGTGAAACTGGCCGACGGCGATTATCTGCAAAAACTGGTTGACGCGGGACTGGACCATGTGCAGGTGACATTGGAGTCCCACGATGCGAAGGTCCACAACAGGATGACCGGCACGGAAAGTTTTCAGACTACGGTTGCAGCCATCAGGAATTGCCTGGATGCGGGCCTGCACACCATCACCAATACCACCATCACCACCCTCAACCGTGACGGCATGGCCAAAACCGTCCGGTTCGCCCATGAGCTTGGACTGAACGCGATCGCGGCCAATGCCGTGATTCATTCGGGAAAGGCCGATGGCGGGCGGTTCGCGGTATCTGCAAAAGACCTGGAGATTACCATGCTGGAAATGGTGGAAGAATTGGACCGGCTCGATATGCGCTTCATCTGGTATTCGCCTACCCGGTATTGTGAGTTCAATCCCCTGGAGTTTTCTCTGGGTCCCAAGCGTTGCACCGCCGGAGAATATAACCTGTGTGTGGAGCCGGACGGCGAAGTTCTGCCCTGCCAGAGCTGGTACGAATCCGCCGGCAATATTCTGATGGACTCCTGGGATTCAATCTGGAACAGTCGCCTGATGAAAGCCGCCCGTAAGCGCGCCTGGGTGGATGCGGAGTGCCGCGATTGCGTGCATTTTGATTTGTGTGGCGGAGGGTGTCCGCTTGAAAAGAAGACGGGAGTACCCTGCAAAGATTCGATGTGA
- a CDS encoding methyltransferase domain-containing protein has protein sequence MRSAAIACILICVAEGVRLKRRREYPAKIRCDGAALARIYERQFRELAGLRRYICSLLPLRRVEKIFEPGCGTGLLAREMMALSDASYIGMDIREAILAQGDAFVAGDAVRYPREADLYVASFFFSSVADPAAWLRRVKRKLSPGGWFALFAEYDYEATAIRPDSGFKSKLLDGLRATGLHTGNGARLNQVFREAGFAKLYGGMVHNTVERPDEKFLCMHVDRLPDPLPQIEWRIVWGIWRNRI, from the coding sequence ATGCGGAGTGCCGCGATTGCGTGCATTTTGATTTGTGTGGCGGAGGGTGTCCGCTTGAAAAGAAGACGGGAGTACCCTGCAAAGATTCGATGTGACGGTGCGGCCCTTGCCCGGATATACGAACGGCAGTTTCGTGAACTTGCCGGGTTGAGGCGGTATATCTGTTCCCTGCTTCCGCTGAGAAGAGTTGAGAAGATCTTTGAGCCGGGTTGCGGAACCGGACTCCTGGCAAGGGAGATGATGGCCCTCAGCGATGCGTCCTATATCGGAATGGATATCCGGGAAGCGATCCTTGCGCAAGGTGATGCTTTTGTGGCGGGCGATGCCGTGCGATACCCCCGTGAAGCGGATCTGTATGTCGCCTCGTTCTTTTTCTCCAGTGTGGCGGATCCGGCTGCGTGGTTACGCCGGGTGAAAAGAAAGTTGTCTCCGGGGGGCTGGTTTGCCTTGTTTGCCGAATACGATTACGAGGCCACTGCGATCCGTCCGGATTCCGGCTTTAAAAGCAAATTGTTGGACGGGCTTCGCGCCACGGGACTTCATACCGGGAATGGAGCCAGACTCAATCAAGTTTTCCGGGAAGCCGGGTTTGCAAAGCTTTACGGGGGTATGGTTCACAACACGGTCGAAAGGCCGGATGAAAAATTCCTCTGCATGCATGTGGATCGATTGCCGGACCCGCTGCCGCAGATCGAGTGGCGGATCGTGTGGGGCATCTGGCGCAACCGGATTTAA
- a CDS encoding ABC transporter ATP-binding protein yields MADAVLRTRGLCKTYYGRVDTPVLHDISIEIAAGSFSALIGPSGSGKSTLLNCMGLLDPPTAGEIEIGGQTIRTHNVNDLAAFRNRNVGFIFQFHYLLPEFSALENILLPAWIAAGKPDAETRKEALRIMERIGMAPFRNKAIYELSGGQQQRIAIARALVTRPKLIFADEPTGNLDRESGNAVLDIMAELNRESDITLVMVTHDREVALRADHIFELVDGRICKSINLAKTGKDAATEALEDRSCSFKE; encoded by the coding sequence ATGGCTGACGCTGTGTTGAGAACCCGAGGCCTGTGCAAGACATATTACGGTCGCGTGGACACACCGGTCCTGCACGACATCTCGATTGAGATTGCCGCCGGCAGTTTCTCCGCCCTGATCGGACCATCCGGATCCGGCAAAAGCACTTTGCTCAACTGCATGGGACTGCTGGATCCACCCACCGCGGGCGAGATCGAAATCGGTGGTCAAACCATACGCACCCATAATGTCAACGACCTGGCCGCTTTCCGCAACCGCAACGTCGGTTTTATCTTTCAGTTCCATTACCTTTTGCCGGAATTTTCCGCGCTGGAAAACATCCTGTTGCCTGCCTGGATCGCCGCTGGAAAACCGGATGCTGAAACCCGAAAAGAGGCATTGCGCATCATGGAGCGCATTGGCATGGCGCCTTTCCGAAATAAAGCGATATATGAGTTATCCGGAGGTCAGCAGCAACGTATCGCCATCGCCCGCGCCCTGGTTACGCGCCCCAAACTGATCTTTGCCGACGAACCCACCGGCAACCTAGACCGTGAAAGCGGCAATGCCGTCCTCGATATCATGGCCGAATTGAACCGCGAGAGTGATATCACCTTGGTTATGGTCACCCATGACCGCGAAGTGGCTTTGCGCGCGGATCACATCTTTGAACTGGTCGACGGCCGCATCTGCAAGTCCATCAACCTGGCAAAAACCGGCAAAGATGCCGCTACCGAGGCGCTCGAAGACCGCTCCTGCTCCTTCAAAGAGTGA
- a CDS encoding ABC transporter permease, whose translation MKTEKNRYEWMIALRFLIRGRGQTFLIILGVAVGVAVQFFLSSLISGLQISLIANTVGSSPHLLVLPADRRPSDANDHDFSDRGRFLVEENTEIHSWQQYVNDLSNDARVLRAAPAANGQGFIVRGNTVVAVAVKGLTAPEGLDIYRIRENTTSGNPDLGSDSVLLGKRLAERLTLAVGDKFYLRNDQGDQVVLRVGAVFDLGAAAGNELLVASIDLVKSFFAIKGVSAVEAQVRDVFAAQDVSRDIGRQYTRVKLESWQEKNRDLLTALRSQSTSSVTIQFFVIVSISLAIASVLGIAAVQKQRQLGILKAMGTTDRSASRIFMIQGILLGAVGSLLGVLLGLLMGYGFITGTSAAFGLEISLRTLLTPFVLAMIAAVTASTVPARRAAKLSPIEVIRNG comes from the coding sequence ATGAAAACCGAAAAGAACCGCTACGAATGGATGATCGCCCTGCGATTCCTGATACGGGGACGGGGTCAGACTTTTCTAATCATCCTGGGTGTTGCCGTGGGTGTGGCGGTGCAGTTTTTTCTCTCTTCGTTGATCAGCGGGCTTCAGATCAGCCTGATAGCCAATACGGTCGGTTCTTCGCCCCATTTGCTGGTCCTGCCCGCTGATCGCCGGCCCTCTGACGCCAATGATCATGATTTCAGTGATCGCGGCCGCTTTCTGGTTGAAGAAAACACCGAGATCCATTCCTGGCAGCAGTATGTCAACGATTTGTCCAATGATGCGCGTGTATTGCGAGCGGCGCCGGCTGCCAACGGACAGGGTTTTATTGTGCGCGGCAACACCGTGGTGGCCGTGGCCGTAAAGGGACTGACCGCACCCGAAGGACTGGATATCTACCGCATCCGGGAAAACACCACCTCCGGAAACCCTGATCTGGGTTCGGATTCCGTTCTCCTGGGGAAACGCCTCGCGGAGCGCTTGACACTGGCCGTGGGCGACAAGTTCTATTTGCGCAATGATCAGGGAGACCAGGTGGTTTTGCGTGTCGGCGCCGTGTTTGACCTGGGTGCGGCGGCCGGCAATGAGTTGCTGGTGGCATCCATCGACCTGGTAAAAAGCTTTTTCGCCATCAAAGGAGTATCCGCAGTCGAAGCGCAAGTGCGGGATGTATTTGCCGCTCAGGATGTGTCACGGGATATCGGTCGTCAATACACGCGGGTGAAACTCGAATCGTGGCAGGAGAAAAACCGGGATTTGTTGACCGCGCTGCGCTCGCAGAGCACTTCGTCGGTTACCATCCAGTTTTTTGTGATTGTCAGCATCTCGTTGGCGATCGCCAGTGTGCTGGGTATCGCCGCGGTGCAGAAGCAGCGGCAACTGGGGATACTGAAAGCCATGGGAACAACCGACCGCAGCGCTTCACGTATCTTTATGATCCAGGGAATCCTGCTGGGCGCAGTCGGCTCCCTGCTGGGGGTTCTGCTTGGCCTGCTGATGGGCTATGGATTTATTACCGGCACCAGTGCGGCCTTCGGGTTGGAAATCAGCCTCCGTACCCTGTTGACACCATTTGTACTGGCCATGATCGCCGCCGTAACGGCATCCACGGTTCCCGCGCGCCGTGCGGCGAAACTGTCACCCATCGAGGTAATCCGCAATGGCTGA
- a CDS encoding HlyD family efflux transporter periplasmic adaptor subunit — MTSHSRRSRHMKQKVAFILAGIIVLTILIALFIKTSPDEFYILERRDIEYWITATCTVQFPEPYTLTVKAEGDVIEVPVVEGQTVRQGDRLVQLDDFKEKQELAIALSNYETAKLKTINAREEDYPRLLEQLRNAEVSLSEVRNHAQRLSRLFQAGGVSQVDWEKAQTRKDEAQARFNQVKLQVDAYKRSGRAAEWVEQLNVLDARVKLARRAVSDMRLVAPYNGLIVKLDAKPGETLVMGETAVTVLEDKPWVLEAGVDQKELPFLEAGLPCTITFDAFPAEKVKARVSLVCAVISLAKGTCRLKIEVTENRSFIKHGMTGIVEITGKKRKDVNADVLALPTRFLIRSPRGNFVMVKNGKDVERKMVTVVPIGEKWVNVTNLPEGTPITLPE, encoded by the coding sequence ATGACTTCCCATTCGCGGAGATCACGCCATATGAAACAAAAGGTCGCTTTTATCCTTGCCGGCATCATTGTTCTAACTATTTTGATTGCCCTTTTCATAAAAACGTCCCCAGATGAATTCTACATATTGGAACGCAGGGACATCGAATACTGGATAACCGCCACCTGTACGGTTCAGTTTCCCGAACCCTATACGCTGACCGTTAAGGCTGAGGGAGATGTGATTGAGGTCCCGGTTGTTGAAGGCCAGACCGTCCGGCAGGGCGACCGGCTGGTTCAACTCGATGATTTCAAAGAAAAGCAGGAACTGGCCATCGCCTTGAGTAATTACGAAACCGCAAAGCTCAAGACGATCAACGCCAGGGAAGAAGATTATCCACGACTGCTTGAGCAGTTGCGCAACGCTGAGGTTTCGTTATCGGAAGTACGAAATCACGCGCAGCGCCTGAGCAGGCTCTTTCAAGCCGGCGGTGTATCACAGGTAGACTGGGAAAAAGCGCAAACCCGGAAAGATGAAGCACAGGCCCGCTTCAACCAGGTCAAACTCCAGGTAGACGCCTACAAACGTAGCGGCCGGGCCGCCGAGTGGGTTGAACAATTGAACGTTCTTGACGCCCGGGTGAAGCTGGCACGTCGCGCCGTTTCCGACATGCGCCTGGTGGCTCCTTACAATGGCCTCATTGTCAAACTCGATGCCAAGCCGGGGGAAACCCTGGTTATGGGCGAAACCGCGGTTACGGTCCTGGAAGACAAACCCTGGGTACTCGAGGCCGGCGTTGATCAGAAAGAGCTGCCTTTTCTTGAGGCCGGCCTTCCTTGCACCATCACTTTCGATGCCTTCCCCGCCGAGAAAGTCAAGGCCAGGGTCAGCCTGGTTTGTGCGGTGATCAGTCTAGCCAAAGGCACCTGCCGCCTGAAAATCGAGGTGACCGAGAATCGCTCCTTTATCAAGCACGGCATGACCGGTATTGTAGAAATCACCGGGAAAAAGCGAAAAGACGTCAACGCGGATGTCCTGGCGCTTCCGACCCGCTTCTTGATCCGCAGTCCGCGGGGAAATTTCGTTATGGTGAAGAATGGAAAAGATGTAGAGCGCAAGATGGTTACGGTCGTGCCCATCGGGGAAAAGTGGGTGAACGTGACCAACCTGCCTGAGGGGACACCCATCACACTGCCCGAATGA
- the panB gene encoding 3-methyl-2-oxobutanoate hydroxymethyltransferase, translating to MQTKKKTILDLYKMKRKGEKVVWVTAYDCCFASYAEKAGIDMILVGDSMGMIVYGYPGTVPVTMDMSINHCQAVRRGAPNTYIIGDMPFGSYHESTADAVRNAVRFMKEGDVDAIKLEGGVGVADKVTAIAQAGMVVFGHVGLTPQSSAAMGGFKAQGRTIESARAVIEDAVAVYKAGARVVLLEGVPEEVCAFVHKILPTPVYGIGAGSDADGQVLVMGDALGMFETFTPKFTKKYADIAKVATEGFAEFIREVKEGTFPGPEHKYKIKDEIAEFEELFAKLEKEFGDIE from the coding sequence ATGCAAACCAAGAAAAAGACGATTCTCGATCTGTACAAAATGAAGCGAAAAGGAGAGAAAGTGGTGTGGGTGACGGCGTATGATTGTTGTTTTGCCTCATACGCTGAAAAAGCCGGCATCGATATGATCCTGGTGGGAGATTCAATGGGAATGATTGTATATGGCTACCCCGGAACCGTTCCCGTTACCATGGATATGAGCATCAACCATTGCCAGGCGGTGAGAAGAGGCGCGCCCAACACCTATATTATCGGTGATATGCCCTTTGGCTCCTATCACGAGAGTACGGCCGATGCCGTGAGAAACGCGGTACGGTTCATGAAAGAAGGGGATGTCGACGCCATCAAGCTTGAAGGCGGAGTCGGGGTGGCGGATAAAGTCACGGCGATCGCCCAGGCCGGAATGGTCGTGTTCGGGCATGTCGGACTGACTCCGCAAAGCTCGGCCGCCATGGGCGGATTCAAAGCCCAGGGAAGGACCATCGAAAGCGCAAGAGCGGTAATCGAGGATGCCGTCGCCGTCTACAAGGCCGGTGCCCGGGTTGTATTGCTGGAAGGTGTTCCTGAAGAAGTTTGCGCCTTTGTGCACAAAATTCTGCCCACACCCGTGTATGGAATCGGCGCGGGATCGGACGCGGACGGCCAGGTACTGGTCATGGGTGACGCCCTGGGCATGTTTGAAACATTCACACCCAAATTCACCAAGAAATACGCGGATATCGCCAAAGTGGCGACGGAAGGTTTCGCGGAGTTTATCCGGGAAGTCAAGGAGGGTACATTCCCCGGGCCGGAGCATAAATACAAGATCAAGGACGAAATTGCGGAGTTTGAGGAATTGTTCGCGAAGCTGGAAAAAGAATTCGGCGATATTGAGTAA